The following proteins are co-located in the Pseudomonadota bacterium genome:
- a CDS encoding ferritin, translating into MQSAAVEAALNKQLNGELYSAYLYLAMSARAERLGLPGFGHWFKSQYHEELGHADRFYTYILERDGDVTLDAIGKPDLGNNADTALGLFETSLAHEQSISDCVFNLKDLARKESDHATDVFLEWFVREQIEEEASVRTVVDQLKLVQGQPNGLFMIDRELAVRPAANVITSGLGVARE; encoded by the coding sequence ATGCAATCCGCAGCTGTCGAAGCCGCGCTCAACAAGCAGCTCAACGGTGAGCTGTACTCGGCGTACCTGTACCTCGCGATGTCGGCGCGCGCGGAGCGCCTGGGGTTGCCGGGGTTCGGGCACTGGTTCAAATCGCAGTACCACGAAGAGTTGGGGCACGCTGATCGGTTCTACACCTACATCCTCGAGCGCGACGGCGATGTCACCCTTGATGCCATCGGAAAACCGGATCTTGGCAACAACGCGGACACCGCGCTCGGCCTGTTCGAGACCTCGCTGGCGCACGAGCAGTCGATTTCCGATTGCGTTTTCAACCTCAAGGATCTCGCCCGCAAGGAGTCCGACCACGCGACTGACGTGTTCCTCGAGTGGTTCGTGCGCGAGCAGATCGAAGAAGAAGCGAGTGTACGCACGGTGGTCGACCAGCTGAAACTGGTCCAGGGACAGCCGAACGGCTTGTTCATGATCGACCGCGAACTCGCGGTACGGCCCGCCGCCAACGTGATCACCTCCGGTCTCGGCGTCGCACGCGAGTAG